The following are encoded in a window of Scomber japonicus isolate fScoJap1 unplaced genomic scaffold, fScoJap1.pri scaffold_490, whole genome shotgun sequence genomic DNA:
- the LOC128354720 gene encoding LOW QUALITY PROTEIN: N-acetylglucosamine-6-phosphate deacetylase-like (The sequence of the model RefSeq protein was modified relative to this genomic sequence to represent the inferred CDS: deleted 1 base in 1 codon), with translation MVTLAPELANSQSVVRELCKRGVTVSLGHSVANLSQAEEAVQHGASFITHLFNAMLPFHHRDPGIVGLLTSDRVPAGRTVYYGMIADGIHTNPAALRIAHRAHPSGLVLVTDAITAMGLPQGRHTLGQQVIEIQGLHAYVAGTTTLCGSIATMDMCVRHFKQASGCSIEEALEAASLHPAQLLGLSHRKGNLDYGSDADVILLDDDLNVKSTFISGEEVWRKGQ, from the exons ATGGTGACGCTGGCTCCAGAGCTGGCCAACAGCCAATCAGTGGTGAGGGAGCTCTGCAAGAGGGGCGTGACCGTGTCGCTAG GTCACTCTGTAGCCAACCTGTCTCAGGCGGAGGAAGCTGTTCAACACGGAGCTTCCTTCATCACTCACCTCTTCAACGCCATGCTGCCT TTCCACCATCGTGACCCGGGGATCGTGGGTCTGCTGACCAGTGATCGGGTCCCAGCAGGCAGGACGGTT TACTACGGTATGATCGCTGACGGGATCCACACCAACCCTGCCGCTCTGCGTATCGCTCACAGAGCTCACCCGTCAG GTTTGGTGTTGGTGACGGACGCCATCACAGCGATGGGTCTCCCTCAGGGCCGGCACACTCTGGGCCAGCAGGTCATAGAGATCCAGGGTCTCCATGCTTACGTCGCAG GAACTACAACGCTGTGCGGCAGCATCGCCACCATGGACATGTGTGTGCGGCACTTCAAACAAGCTTCAG gctGCAGCATAGAGGAAGCTCTGGAGGCTGCTTCCCTTCATCCTGCTCAGCTTCTGGGTCTCAGCCACCGGAAAGGAAACCTGGACTACGGCTCAGAcgcag ACGTCATTCTGCTCGACGACGACCTCAACGTGAAGTCCACCTTCATCTCTGGAGAAGAGGTTTGGAGAAAaggacagtag